The Mustela erminea isolate mMusErm1 chromosome 6, mMusErm1.Pri, whole genome shotgun sequence genome includes a region encoding these proteins:
- the CCER1 gene encoding coiled-coil domain-containing glutamate-rich protein 1, with product MTQTLDNREDPLNLGGGWASSAPLGTWSTCHRRRRGAPINQRRHRYGPKSEYEPPRKQPKQQHGPGPWFQPPRRPYWAVYSNWGRWGEPWRPPPAGFWKPPGQVQVIRVFGVHPLCLCCCSCCRGPWNPGWARPPGRKKRWGRRGRGLRRHPRRSFPRSPPVDLSTLLRPVNLYGWRAPGMRAPRNTTQFIMNQIYEDMRQQEKLERQQEALRAQQAQARGAASPGGSSGNDAPPSGGEEETEPRETLYPFAQNPSLGFSPDPDEEHGFPDEEHGFPAAQSGEEEEEDDDERREEEECDEEECDEECDGREESEEEEEEEEEEESEEEEEEEEEEESEEEEEEAEARDEEEVEDADCAEEDEEDEEEEEEEDDIEEEEEGMEEEEPREEENPLPLEMPLSFLVGAEEERENFINCPYLSPKQMIPKVPQEALLMVDDINC from the coding sequence ATGACCCAGACCCTGGACAACAGGGAGGACCCTCTCAACCTGGGCGGCGGCTGGGCGTCCTCCGCCCCCTTGGGTACCTGGTCTACCTGCCACCGAAGGCGCAGAGGCGCTCCCATAAACCAGCGGCGCCACCGCTATGGTCCCAAGTCGGAGTATGAGCCCCCCAGGAAACAGCCGAAGCAACAGCACGGTCCGGGCCCTTGGTTCCAACCACCCCGACGGCCCTACTGGGCCGTGTACTCCAACTGGGGGCGCTGGGGAGAGCCCTGGCGCCCACCTCCGGCCGGATTCTGGAAGCCTCCCGGCCAAGTGCAAGTGATCCGGGTGTTTGGTGTGCACCcgctctgcctctgctgctgctcctgctgtcGCGGGCCCTGGAACCCCGGCTGGGCGAGGCCCCCCGGCAGGAAGAAGCGCTGGGGCCGCAGGGGCCGCGGCCTGCGCCGCCACCCTCGCCGCTCCTTCCCGAGGAGCCCGCCCGTGGATCTGAGCACCCTGCTGAGGCCGGTCAACCTGTACGGGTGGCGGGCCCCGGGCATGCGGGCGCCGCGCAACACCACCCAGTTCATCATGAACCAGATCTACGAGGACATGCGGCAGCAGGAGAAGCTGGAGCGCCAGCAGGAGGCGCTGCGGGCGCAGCAGGCGCAGGCGCGCGGCGCGGCCTCGCCCGGGGGCTCCTCCGGGAACGACGCGCCCCCCAGCGGCGGCGAGGAAGAGACGGAGCCGCGGGAGACCTTGTACCCCTTTGCGCAGaatccctctctgggcttcagtccCGACCCCGACGAGGAGCACGGGTTTCCCGACGAGGAGCACGGGTTTCCCGCCGCGCagtctggggaggaggaggaggaggacgacgacgagaggagggaggaggaggagtgtgACGAGGAGGAGTGTGACGAGGAGTGTGACGGGAGGGAGGagagcgaggaggaggaggaggaggaggaggaggaggagagcgaggaggaggaggaggaggaggaagaagaggagagcgaagaggaggaggaggaggcagaggccagagaTGAAGAGGAGGTGGAAGACGCTGACTGCgcggaggaggacgaggaggacgaggaggaggaagaggaagaggacgatatagaagaggaggaggaggggatggaggaagaggagccgagagaggaagagaatcctttACCTCTAGAAATGCCTTTATCGTTCCTAGTGggggctgaggaagagagagagaactttatCAACTGCCCCTATTTAAGCCCCAAGCAGATGATTCCCAAAGTGCCCCAGGAAGCGCTCCTCATGGTAGACGACATTAACTGTTAG